One stretch of Mangifera indica cultivar Alphonso chromosome 9, CATAS_Mindica_2.1, whole genome shotgun sequence DNA includes these proteins:
- the LOC123226313 gene encoding uncharacterized protein LOC123226313, with translation MVENSLEQALRNFHRCFYEKGVLDHNFENVKRSEAQGNLIEVVTKFINTVDVFMEETTGLMNEPELDYETLNSHLHRLQGRSASIGGCRMAAACRDVRQAIDAGDKAS, from the exons ATGGTGGAAAATAGCCTTGAACAAGCACTCAGGAATTTCCATCGCTGCTTTTATGAGAAG GGTGTTCTGGATCATAATTTTGAGAATGTTAAGAGATCAGAAGCTCAAGGAAATCTTATCGAAGTGGTCACCAAGTTCATCAATACTGTTGATGTTTTCATGGAGGAAACAACCGGGCTCAT GAATGAACCCGAACTGGACTATGAAACTTTAAATAGCCATCTTCATCGGCTCCAAGGAAGGAGTGCGAG CATTGGTGGTTGTCGGATGGCTGCAGCTTGTCGTGACGTTCGACAAGCTATTGATGCTGGGGACAAGGCAAG TTAA
- the LOC123225973 gene encoding nucleobase-ascorbate transporter 12-like isoform X1, which translates to MSSSHHQNRPKPGPWPPAPDSAAVPPSSWAKRTGFRPKFSGETNASDSGQITLTSKPKEPETKPDIESGRSQITPGPPLVTASAQPVVNGDSEKVQATPSNKDQPVKRRRESDKGLNVNGDGNGVAAAAVVQSETNQQRPRRETRNDDVVVVDGMDDDGFGPRQQTHIKYELRDTPGLVPIGLYGIQHYLSILGSLILIPLVMVPAMGGTQEDTSMVVSTVLFVSGVTTLLHTSFGSRLPLIQGPSFVFLAPALAIINSPEFQGLNGNNFKHIMKELQGAIIIGSAFQAIFGYSGMMSLFLRLINPVVVAPTIAAVGLSFYSYGFPLVGTCIEIGVVQILLVILFSLYLRKISVLGHRIFLIYVVPLGLAITWAAAFLLTEAGVYNYKGCDVNVPVSNIISDHCRKHVSRMQHCRVDTHHALKSSPWFRFPYPLQWGTPVFNWKMALVMCVVSIIASVDSVGSYHASSLLVASRPPTPGVLSRGIGLEGLSSVLAGLWGTGTGSTTLTENVHTIAVTKMGSRRAVEFGACVLVVLSLVGKVGGFIASIPEVMVAALLCFMWGMLAALGLSNLRYSEAGSSRNIIIVGLSLFFSLSIPSYFQQYGISPNTNLSVPSYFQPYIVASHGPIRTKYGGVNYVMNTLLSLNMVIAFLFAVILDNTVPGSRQERGVYEWSEAEAARREPAVTKDYELPYRIGRAFRWVKWVGL; encoded by the exons ATGTCAAGCTCCCATCACCAAAATCGACCGAAACCCGGGCCCTGGCCACCTGCACCTGATTCTGCTGCTGTTCCTCCTTCTTCTTGGGCTAAACGCACGGGTTTCCGCCCCAAGTTCTCTGGGGAGACTAATGCCAGTGATTCCGGGCAAATCACCTTGACATCCAAGCCCAAAGAGCCCGAAACAAAACCGGATATCGAATCTGGTCGTAGTCAGATCACTCCGGGACCGCCGCTGGTGACTGCGTCGGCTCAGCCGGTAGTTAATGGAGACAGTGAGAAGGTGCAAGCGACGCCTTCGAATAAGGACCAGCCGGTTAAGAGGAGGAGGGAGTCGGACAAGGGTTTGAACGTGAATGGCGATGGGAACGGGGTGGCTGCGGCTGCGGTGGTGCAGTCGGAGACGAATCAGCAGCGGCCAAGGAGAGAAACGAGGAATGATGACGTGGTGGTGGTTGATGGTATGGATGATGACGGATTTGGACCTAGACAGCAAACGCATATAAAGTATGAGCTTAGAGACACTCCTGGCCTTG TGCCTATTGGTCTATATGGGATTCAACATTATCTTTCAATCTTGGGTTCATTGATTCTTATTCCGCTTGTAATGGTTCCTGCAATGGGTGGCACACAG GAGGATACTTCAATGGTTGTATCAACGGTGCTCTTTGTATCGGGAGTGACCACGCTTTTGCATACCTCCTTTGGTTCAAGGTTGCCTCTGATACAAGGTCCATCATTTGTTTTCCTTGCACCAGCATTAGCAATAATTAACTCGCCGGAGTTTCAAGGACTGAATGGCAAT AACTTCAAGCATATTATGAAGGAGTTGCAGGGAGCTATTATCATAGGCTCGGCTTTTCAAGCCATATTTGGTTATAGCGGAATGATGTCCTTGTTTTTAAG GTTGATCAATCCAGTGGTTGTTGCCCCAACCATTGCTGCTGTAGGTCTTTCCTTTTACAGTTATGGTTTCCCACTTGTTGGTACCTGCATTGAAATTGGTGTTGTGCAAATATTGCTGGTGATTCTTTTTTCTCTG TACCTCCGTAAGATATCTGTTCTTGGTCATCGGATATTTCTAATTTATGTG GTTCCCTTGGGTCTGGCAATCACTTGGGCAGCTGCTTTTCTTTTGACTGAAGCAGGAGTTTATAACTACAAAGGCTGTGATGTAAATGTTCCTGTGTCAAATATAATATCTGATCATTGCAGAAAGCACGTTTCCCGGATGCAGCATTGTCGAGTTGATACTCATCATGCATTGAAATCTTCCCCATGGTTTAGGTTTCCTTATCCATTGCAGTGGGGAACTCCTGTGTTCAACTGGAAAATGGCACTTGTTATGTGTGTGGTTTCCATAATTGCTTCAGTTGATTCA GTTGGTTCATATCATGCATCATCCTTACTAGTGGCATCCAGACCTCCAACCCCAGGTGTTCTTAGTCGAGGGATTGGCCTTGAAGGCCTTTCTAGTGTCTTGGCAGGTCTCTGGGGTACAGGAACTGGGTCCACAACTCTAACTGAAAATGTGCACACCATTGCTGTGACTAAAATGGGAAGCCGCAGAGCAGTTGAGTTTGGTGCCTGTGTTCTGGTAGTCTTATCTCTTGTAG GTAAAGTTGGAGGTTTTATTGCTTCAATTCCCGAAGTCATGGTTGCTGCTCTCCTTTGTTTCATGTGGGGGATGCTTGCTGCACTAGGATTGTCTAATCTACGTTATAGCGAAGCTGGAAGCTCCCGCAATATTATCATAGTTGggttatctttatttttctcgCTATCAATACCATCCTACTTCCAGCAATATGGCATATCTCCGAATACCAACTTATCTGTCCCAAGTTACTTTCAGCCATATATCGTTGCTTCTCATGGACCAATCCGCACCAAATATGGAGGG GTAAACTATGTTATGAACACATTGTTGTCGTTGAACATGGTGATTGCTTTCCTTTTTGCTGTTATCCTGGACAACACTGTGCCTGGCAGTCGGCAAGAAAGGGGGGTGTACGAGTGGTCTGAAGCTGAGGCTGCAAGGAGGGAGCCAGCCGTCACCAAGGACTATGAGTTGCCCTACAGAATTGGTAGGGCTTTCCGATGGGTAAAATGGGTTGGGCTTTga
- the LOC123225973 gene encoding nucleobase-ascorbate transporter 12-like isoform X2, with translation MSSSHHQNRPKPGPWPPAPDSAAVPPSSWAKRTGFRPKFSGETNASDSGQITLTSKPKEPETKPDIESGRSQITPGPPLVTASAQPVVNGDSEKVQATPSNKDQPVKRRRESDKGLNVNGDGNGVAAAAVVQSETNQQRPRRETRNDDVVVVDGMDDDGFGPRQQTHIKYELRDTPGLVPIGLYGIQHYLSILGSLILIPLVMVPAMGGTQNFKHIMKELQGAIIIGSAFQAIFGYSGMMSLFLRLINPVVVAPTIAAVGLSFYSYGFPLVGTCIEIGVVQILLVILFSLYLRKISVLGHRIFLIYVVPLGLAITWAAAFLLTEAGVYNYKGCDVNVPVSNIISDHCRKHVSRMQHCRVDTHHALKSSPWFRFPYPLQWGTPVFNWKMALVMCVVSIIASVDSVGSYHASSLLVASRPPTPGVLSRGIGLEGLSSVLAGLWGTGTGSTTLTENVHTIAVTKMGSRRAVEFGACVLVVLSLVGKVGGFIASIPEVMVAALLCFMWGMLAALGLSNLRYSEAGSSRNIIIVGLSLFFSLSIPSYFQQYGISPNTNLSVPSYFQPYIVASHGPIRTKYGGVNYVMNTLLSLNMVIAFLFAVILDNTVPGSRQERGVYEWSEAEAARREPAVTKDYELPYRIGRAFRWVKWVGL, from the exons ATGTCAAGCTCCCATCACCAAAATCGACCGAAACCCGGGCCCTGGCCACCTGCACCTGATTCTGCTGCTGTTCCTCCTTCTTCTTGGGCTAAACGCACGGGTTTCCGCCCCAAGTTCTCTGGGGAGACTAATGCCAGTGATTCCGGGCAAATCACCTTGACATCCAAGCCCAAAGAGCCCGAAACAAAACCGGATATCGAATCTGGTCGTAGTCAGATCACTCCGGGACCGCCGCTGGTGACTGCGTCGGCTCAGCCGGTAGTTAATGGAGACAGTGAGAAGGTGCAAGCGACGCCTTCGAATAAGGACCAGCCGGTTAAGAGGAGGAGGGAGTCGGACAAGGGTTTGAACGTGAATGGCGATGGGAACGGGGTGGCTGCGGCTGCGGTGGTGCAGTCGGAGACGAATCAGCAGCGGCCAAGGAGAGAAACGAGGAATGATGACGTGGTGGTGGTTGATGGTATGGATGATGACGGATTTGGACCTAGACAGCAAACGCATATAAAGTATGAGCTTAGAGACACTCCTGGCCTTG TGCCTATTGGTCTATATGGGATTCAACATTATCTTTCAATCTTGGGTTCATTGATTCTTATTCCGCTTGTAATGGTTCCTGCAATGGGTGGCACACAG AACTTCAAGCATATTATGAAGGAGTTGCAGGGAGCTATTATCATAGGCTCGGCTTTTCAAGCCATATTTGGTTATAGCGGAATGATGTCCTTGTTTTTAAG GTTGATCAATCCAGTGGTTGTTGCCCCAACCATTGCTGCTGTAGGTCTTTCCTTTTACAGTTATGGTTTCCCACTTGTTGGTACCTGCATTGAAATTGGTGTTGTGCAAATATTGCTGGTGATTCTTTTTTCTCTG TACCTCCGTAAGATATCTGTTCTTGGTCATCGGATATTTCTAATTTATGTG GTTCCCTTGGGTCTGGCAATCACTTGGGCAGCTGCTTTTCTTTTGACTGAAGCAGGAGTTTATAACTACAAAGGCTGTGATGTAAATGTTCCTGTGTCAAATATAATATCTGATCATTGCAGAAAGCACGTTTCCCGGATGCAGCATTGTCGAGTTGATACTCATCATGCATTGAAATCTTCCCCATGGTTTAGGTTTCCTTATCCATTGCAGTGGGGAACTCCTGTGTTCAACTGGAAAATGGCACTTGTTATGTGTGTGGTTTCCATAATTGCTTCAGTTGATTCA GTTGGTTCATATCATGCATCATCCTTACTAGTGGCATCCAGACCTCCAACCCCAGGTGTTCTTAGTCGAGGGATTGGCCTTGAAGGCCTTTCTAGTGTCTTGGCAGGTCTCTGGGGTACAGGAACTGGGTCCACAACTCTAACTGAAAATGTGCACACCATTGCTGTGACTAAAATGGGAAGCCGCAGAGCAGTTGAGTTTGGTGCCTGTGTTCTGGTAGTCTTATCTCTTGTAG GTAAAGTTGGAGGTTTTATTGCTTCAATTCCCGAAGTCATGGTTGCTGCTCTCCTTTGTTTCATGTGGGGGATGCTTGCTGCACTAGGATTGTCTAATCTACGTTATAGCGAAGCTGGAAGCTCCCGCAATATTATCATAGTTGggttatctttatttttctcgCTATCAATACCATCCTACTTCCAGCAATATGGCATATCTCCGAATACCAACTTATCTGTCCCAAGTTACTTTCAGCCATATATCGTTGCTTCTCATGGACCAATCCGCACCAAATATGGAGGG GTAAACTATGTTATGAACACATTGTTGTCGTTGAACATGGTGATTGCTTTCCTTTTTGCTGTTATCCTGGACAACACTGTGCCTGGCAGTCGGCAAGAAAGGGGGGTGTACGAGTGGTCTGAAGCTGAGGCTGCAAGGAGGGAGCCAGCCGTCACCAAGGACTATGAGTTGCCCTACAGAATTGGTAGGGCTTTCCGATGGGTAAAATGGGTTGGGCTTTga
- the LOC123225099 gene encoding arogenate dehydratase 3-like, with product MQTLTPSHHLNNPLSLPRTRQFSRVSSIYRSDSVNFPNAVGLNRADWQSSCAILSSKVVSQEGPIDKPADHVAAVNGHKTSVDLNLVPIDHNNNTPPQQLPPQKPLTITDLSPAPMHGSQLRVAYQGVPGAYSEAAAGKAYPNCEAIPCDQFEVAFQAVELWIADRAVLPVENSLGGSIHRNYDLLLRHRLHIVGEVQLPVHHCLLALPGVRKDYLTRVISHPQALAQCEHTLTKLGLNVAREAVDDTAGAAEYIAANNLRDTAAIASARAAELYGLQVLADGIQDDSSNVTRFVMLAREPIIPRTDRPFKTSIVFAHDKGTSVLFKVLSAFAFRNISLTKIESRPHRNRPIRLVDDANVGTAKHFEYMFYVDFEASMAEVRAQNALAEVQEFTSFLRVLGSYPMDMTPWCPSRCD from the coding sequence ATGCAGACTCTTACTCCTTCCCACCATCTCAACAACCCACTTTCCCTTCCCCGGACCCGTCAGTTCTCCCGGGTCAGTTCTATTTACAGATCCGATTCCGTTAACTTCCCAAACGCTGTCGGGTTAAACCGTGCTGACTGGCAAAGCTCCTGTGCTATTCTCTCCAGTAAAGTCGTTTCTCAAGAGGGCCCCATCGACAAACCTGCCGATCATGTCGCCGCTGTCAACGGCCACAAGACTTCTGTTGACCTCAACTTGGTCCCTATCGATCATAACAACAACACACCTCCTCAACAACTCCCGCCTCAAAAGCCTCTCACCATCACCGACCTCTCTCCAGCGCCGATGCACGGCTCTCAGCTTAGAGTTGCCTACCAAGGAGTCCCCGGCGCATACTCCGAAGCCGCCGCTGGTAAAGCTTATCCTAACTGTGAAGCCATTCCTTGTGACCAATTCGAAGTCGCGTTTCAAGCAGTTGAGCTCTGGATCGCCGACCGAGCCGTTTTACCTGTCGAAAACTCCTTAGGCGGATCTATTCACCGTAATTACGATCTCCTTCTCCGCCACCGGTTGCATATCGTCGGTGAAGTCCAGCTTCCGGTTCATCATTGTCTCTTGGCTTTACCTGGTGTGAGAAAGGATTATCTCACTCGAGTTATCTCTCATCCTCAAGCACTCGCTCAGTGTGAACACACTCTCACCAAGCTTGGACTCAATGTCGCACGTGAGGCCGTGGACGATACAGCTGGCGCGGCCGAATACATCGCGGCAAACAATCTCCGCGACACCGCTGCAATCGCCTCTGCACGCGCCGCCGAGCTGTACGGATTACAAGTTTTAGCCGACGGAATTCAAGATGACTCTAGTAACGTAACGAGGTTCGTGATGTTGGCACGTGAACCTATCATTCCACGCACGGATCGGCCGTTCAAGACAAGTATCGTGTTCGCTCATGATAAGGGAACAAGCGTATTGTTCAAGGTGTTGTCGGCGTTTGCTTTCCGGAACATAAGTTTGACGAAGATCGAATCACGGCCGCACAGGAACCGTCCGATCAGGTTGGTCGACGATGCGAATGTAGGAACGGCGAAGCATTTCGAATACATGTTTTATGTCGATTTTGAGGCGTCGATGGCGGAGGTTAGGGCCCAGAATGCTTTGGCCGAGGTGCAGGAGTTCACGTCATTTTTAAGGGTGCTGGGGAGTTATCCAATGGACATGACCCCATGGTGCCCATCTAGGtgtgattaa
- the LOC123225098 gene encoding translation initiation factor IF-2-like, protein MAWRELLKKSIHANRYRALARSVSTSAIFISDFSFSSSLQRSCYGEVLKKEPLMRCFHATPEQLARRRTEDSFDLKTFKRENKGKFKKREKGNPPVEAAYVPPKLKKPAKILQDKSIDIFEGMTVIELAKQTGESIATLQDILINVGEKVASEFEPLSIDVAELVAMEVGLSVRRIHSNEGTDIQPRPPVVTVMGHVDHGKTSLLDALRQTSVAAKEAGGITQHLGAFVVGMPSGASITFLDTPGHAAFSAMRARGAAVTDIVVLVVAADDGVMPQTLEAMAHAKAANVPIVVAINKCDKPAADPERVKTQLGAEGLELEELGGKVQVVEISAIKKTGLDDLEVALLLQAEMMNLKARIDGPAQAYVVEARLDKGRGPLTTAIVKAGTLVCGQHVVVGCEWGRIRAIRDMVGKMAEQARPAMPVEIEGLKGLPMAGDDIIVVDSEERARMLSSGRKRKFTKDRLKKINEEKIEVLEPLEEAPKRAELPVIVKADVQGTVQAVTDALKTLNSPQVFVNVVHVGVGPISQSDVDLALACGACIVGFNVKSPPASVSMEATRAGIKIMMHRVIYHLLEDIGNLIVDKAPGTFETQVAGEAEVLNIFELKGRSKGKGDDVKIAGCRVIDGYVNKLSTTRLLRSGEVVFEGCCISLKREKQDVETVGKGNECGLVIRDWNDFQVGDIIQCMEQVLRKPKFISSESGAVRIEC, encoded by the exons ATGGCTTGGAGAGAGCTTCTcaaaaag AGTATTCATGCTAATCGATATAGAGCTTTGGCGAGGTCAGTTTCTACTTCAGCTATATTCATATCAG ATTTCTCATTCAGCTCATCTTTACAAAGGTCTTGCTATGGTGAAGTATTGAAGAAAGAACCCCTGATGCG GTGCTTTCATGCAACCCCAGAACAGTTGGCTAGGAGAAGAACTGAAGATTCATTTGATTTAAAGACATTCAAGAGAGAGAACAAAGGAAAGTTCAAGAAAAGGGAAAAGGGGAATCCACCTGTTGAAGCTGCATATGTGCCTCCTAAACTGAAAAAACCTGCAAAAATTTTGCAAGATAAATCAATTGATATATTTGAAGGCATGACAGTTATTGAGCTTGCGAAGCAGACTGGTGAGTCAATTGCCACCCTGCAGGATATTCTTATAAATGTGGGGGAAAAGGTTGCCTCGGAGTTCGAACCTCTAAGCATAGATGTTGCAGAGCTGGTTGCTATG GAAGTTGGCTTAAGTGTGAGAAGGATACACTCTAATGAAGGCACAGATATTCAACCACGGCCTCCAGTTGTAACAGTCATGGGTCATGTTGACCATGGTAAAACTTCCCTTTTAGATGCTCTACGTCAAACATCAGTGGCAGCCAAGGAAGCTGGAGGCATAACTCAGCATCTGGGTGCTTTTGTTGTTGGCATGCCTTCTGGAGCATCTATCACATTCCTTGACACCCCTGGTCATGCTGCGTTTAGTGCGATGCGAGCAAGAGGTGCAGCAGTCACAGATATAGTTGTGCTAGTTGTAGCTGCCGATGATGGAGTGATGCCACAAACTCTTGAGGCCATGGCCCATGCAAAAGCAGCTAATGTACCAATTGTGGTTGCAATCAATAAATGTGATAAACCAGCTGCTGACCCAGAGAGGGTGAAGACTCAGCTGGGTGCAGAGGGGTTGGAGCTGGAGGAATTAGGTGGGAAGGTTCAGGTGGTTGAAATTTCAGCCATAAAGAAAACTGGATTGGATGATCTGGAGGTGGCTTTGCTTCTTCAGGCTGAAATGATGAATCTAAAAGCTCGAATTGATGGGCCTGCTCAAGCTTATGTAGTAGAAGCGAGACTTGACAAGGGACGGGGTCCATTGACTACTGCAATAGTAAAGGCGGGGACTTTGGTTTGTGGGCAGCATGTGGTTGTAGGTTGTGAATGGGGCAGAATAAGAGCAATTAGGGATATGGTAGGGAAAATGGCAGAACAAGCGAGACCAGCAATGCCAGTCGAGATCGAAGGTCTAAAGGGGCTTCCAATGGCTGGTGATGATATAATTGTTGTGGATTCTGAGGAGAGAGCTAGAATGCTCAGTTCGGGGAGGAAAAGGAAATTTACGAAAGATAGGCTTAAGAAGATTAACGAGGAGAAGATTGAAGTTTTGGAACCTTTGGAAGAGGCACCAAAGAGGGCTGAATTACCAGTAATTGTGAAAGCGGATGTACAGGGAACTGTTCAAGCTGTCACCGATgctttgaaaactttaaatagtCCTCAG GTTTTCGTGAATGTGGTCCATGTTGGTGTTGGGCCTATTTCTCAGTCTGATGTTGACTTAGCACTAGCCTGTGGTGCATGCATAGTTGGATTCAATGTAAAGAGTCCGCCTGCTTCTGTCAGTATGGAAGCAACTCGAGCTGGTATAAAG ATAATGATGCACCGAGTGATTTATCACCTTTTGGAGGACATTGGCAATTTGATAGTAGACAAGGCCCCTGGGACTTTTGAGACCCAGGTTGCTGGGGAGGCTGAGGTATTGAATATCTTTGAGCTTAAAGGAAGGAGCAAGGGAAAGGGTGATGATGTGAAAATCGCCGGTTGCCGGGTTATTGATGGCTATGTCAACAAATTGTCAACAACGAGGCTTCTGAGAAGTGGGGAAGTTGTGTTTGAAGGATGTTGTATATCCCTCAAGCGCGAGAAGCAGGATGTGGAGACAGTGGGGAAGGGTAACGAGTGTGGACTTGTAATCCGTGATTGGAATGATTTCCAGGTTGGAGACATCATTCAGTGCATGGAACAAGTTCTTAGAAAAcccaaattcatttcatcagAGAGTGGCGCTGTTCGAATCGAGTgctga